The genomic region AGAATACTGCCACCAAATACTTTTAATCTACCCTGCAAAATTGAAAATATGCTTTACCTAACTCCACGCGCACGCTCAATACTAAAAAAACCTCTGGGACGCCTTGTTGGATCTCAACAAGCTCTCCAAATTGCTAAGGAATCTCAGTCCTTTGTGGTTGTCGGAGACTCGACTTTATACCTCTTCTTAAAAAATAATCTCAAGCCACGATTAGCAATATTCGACTTACTTTCAGAAAGAAGGAAAAATCCCAAAAGGATAACTGATCTCATAAAACGACACTGCAAACCCTTAAAAAAAATAAGGA from Candidatus Anstonellales archaeon harbors:
- a CDS encoding DUF359 domain-containing protein produces the protein MLYLTPRARSILKKPLGRLVGSQQALQIAKESQSFVVVGDSTLYLFLKNNLKPRLAIFDLLSERRKNPKRITDLIKRHCKPLKKIRNKAGTISKQAICEILKFFKTKSSPNRFILVDGEEDLLALPAIKYAPLGTHVFYGQPKKGIVAVPADKTSKKRAEQILRMLKRR